The genomic segment agttttgacgtttttttgggttttttagcCGGGAGGGGACAGGGCGTAAGTGCGGGGTGGgaaaaaagtcaactttttttttttggagagggGGGCGTAGGGTGTGGGGTTTGAcgtggggtgcaaaaaaaacatcaaaactttgtttttcaaaaatattaatttttttgcgtcggggggggggggggtgtagggtgcggggtggggtgcaaaaaaaatattgttacgCTTCTCAACTTCCTAGTAAAAAGGACAAGTACTGTAAAATGTCTTGATAAATTAAAATGTATAATGTAATtgagttaccaaaaaaaatatatatctcaCCCTAAAAAACATGGTATATTTTCAACCAAAAATCTAAAAGGCACAAGTGTAGactacaatattttttttcgcACCCCACCCCGCACCCTACACCTcccccacccctaccccccccccacccccccgacgtaaaaaaattaatatttttgaaaaaaaaaagttttgacgttttttttttggggttttttgcACCGCCCCCCTCAAACCCCGCACCCTACGCCCCCCTCCCCTCCCGGCCccgaaaaaaaaagttgactttttaTTTCACCCCGCCCTACGCCTCCCCCCTCCCGgctaaaaaacccaaaaaaacgtcaaaactttttttttttttcaaaaatattaatttttttgcttcggggggggggggggggggggagggtagGGGTGCGGGGGAGGGGTAGGGTGCggggtggggtgcaaaaaacaagtcaacttttttttcaaaaaaaaaaaaaaaattcacggggtgggaggggggtggggggaggggggtcaGGGGGTGGGGGGCACTTGGGTTACCTGGTCaattagtttaattaattttataagccAACCAATAGAAAAATGCCACGTGTCTAATGAGAATATTCTGTTAGgaataagggtattttaggcaCGATAGGTGGATAGAAGGGTATTTGGGGGTGAaaggtggatggagggtatttttgcacGCATTTTGATAGTTCGAgggtatttttggcccttttccgttttatataatagaaaaattaTCATGTGACATAGATATAATTTGAAACCAATTGATAAACAATGTGAAAATTGCTGGAACAAGAGGAATGAATGGCGGTTCAACAGTGACCCGCTGAATTACTAAAAAGACTCCATCCAAATAGCAAATAAATAATACCAAGCTCAACCTAAAACTGCATAGACAGTCAGATTAAGTGCTGAGAACATAATGCAACCTGTGATTTTCAAACAGAGCTAAACGCACAATATCTTCTCTGAGAAGTAATATCTGAACGCACATGTATTTTGTACATATATGAGTGACAACAATCAGAGAATTGCTTTGAAGATGGTAAGAGATGAACTCATATGCTAAAGGACCACGTTAAGACAAGGAATgagaaaaaatttcaaaaagaaaaagaaaaaattcgaCTTAGAGTAAAAGTAGAAAGAATTGAACAATATTTCAAAGATTTCATGCCCATTACAATCTCTTATGGAAGTTAATTAAACCTGAAAATATAAGATGTAGCACCATAAAGCGCAGAAAGAGATATTGAACAAAATAACCATAGAAAAGCATTACAACTTAAGAGCCGCTATTGCTTCAGATTTAAAGTCAACCCTCAAACTCAACACTCTTCTAACCTCAGCCGGAGTAAGTCTCCAGGTCATGGGTCCTGAGTTTTCACCCCAGAAATCCAGAATCTCAGAGACCTTCTCCAAGTTTAATATTGTAGCCATTTGGGTTAGACGAGCAAATTTGTCCCTAACAGTCCTCTGGGTCATGTTGGAGAAGTAGCTCACAAGAGCTCGAACATCTCTGTCAAGTTGAAGACCTCCAAGTTGACTGAATCTCTTTTGCATCATGATAACCTCAAGCCTCTTAACAATAAAGTCAATGACCAGATGTACAAGCAAGTCATAATTGTTAGCAGTCATCAACGGTTGAAGCCATGCCACATTGGTCTCTACAGCATGGAGAAGCCTTTGAACCCATGGGTCATTTACCTCATTGTCAGcatattcagattcagacaGCTCATAGCTGATTGTTGCAACAGTATCCAACACTGGCCGAATTCGAGGCGTCACAGTAGCCACTAGTTGTTCCAACCCAATGTTCAAGGCCTTCTTGAAACCATTGCTCATCTCATTTAATTCAGATAAACAGGATTTGACCCTCTCTCTATCCGCTGGTGCAGGAAAAACCTGACAATGCACTCCAATTAAGACTAGCAAAAGAACCAAAGGTagcaaataagaaagaaaaaatgtaaCCTTAATGGTATCTTCTGCATGTATGATTCATTTCGAAGGtaatcttcttttataagtGATTACCTTCAGTATGAATCATAATCCAAGAAGCATTTTAATGTTCAAAGATTGAAGGCAACAGATGAACGTAACAGATAATCACTCTAGATTTCAACATTAAGGGTAGAAAGCAAAGAAAAATGAGTACCTAAATATGGGTATAATCCCAGTGGAATCTAAGGTTATATATGGACTTAAAGTTCAAGGGATTCTCAGAAGCACAACAGTTTTTATGCCACAAGATTAtgacatgaaatagatgtaacaGACAATCATTCTAGAATTCAATGTCCCACTTACTTCTCGcccaaaaaaccaaaaaagttAACCAGAGTAGAACTACAACGGATGTGATGCAGTACATCATGCTAGCCCGTTCACCCATGTACTAATATTTCATAGTATACATAAAGTTGAGCAACAAAATTACAGCTTTTCTTATTCACATCTTAAAAAGCAGATGACACATTCATAAACTAGACTAAAATTGAGATAATATGAGCGATCAATACAAGAATCTAGTACTAACCTCAGCACATTGTTCTTCAATCTCATGCCGTAATTTCAATGCATACTCACCACTCACATCCATATTATTCAAAGCCGTAGCAATCTCTGTACCAGTCTTTTGCACAGCAACGCCACCTGTGAACAGCTTTGCTCCAAGATTAGGCTCTCTGATCTTCTGCTGCAAAGCCTCATTGTACTCACCACCCAATAGACTTACAGCACTGCTTAAAACTGCAATCACAGAGTTGATATTTGAAGTGGATATGGACCTTCGACAACAGCTCTGCAGAATATAGAAGACATCGTCCACCATGGAAGTAGTGAGACTATCAAACACGAGTTCATCAATTTTTATAGCTTTTCTCACATTCTCAACCACGAAGTATCCTTCCAAGATCACATAATAACCAGTAATATCTTGCACAACTTTACTGAAATTACCACTCCTAAAAGCCTTTGTGGCACGGGGACCTAATTCGGGATCAACAGAACTCAAACCCCTAATCTTTGATATCATAAAACCAGTGTAATCCTCACCCAACTGCGTCAAAGACAAGATCTCTTCCAAATACACTTCGATCTCCCTTGGGTCCGGTCCCTCAACTCCAACAGACAGCAAATCACTCTTGTAAGAATTAATCTCAGAAGTCACTTTCGCTAATTTCCTATACTCCATATACTTCTTTATAATAGTTGAACCGCGAGAATCACACTCTTCTTGAAGCTCACATATTGCATAAACAATGCCATCCTCTCCACACAAGCTCCTTAAAGTTTCATCATTCTCTTCAATAGCCAAGACGATATCTTTAAACAAATTAGTCAAACAGGATACAAAATTAAGCTGGTTCTGGCCGGGCCCCTGCTGATCACTCATCATTTCCACCAATTGCTCATACTCAAGGCGCGATCGCATAGCAATAACCTTCTTCAAATAAGCCACGTACACTTGCAGCCCCTCCTCCTCCAATGCCAACGGTGGATACAACCTTATGAAACGCAAAACCGTGTTATGGTCACGTTGATCCACTGCTGCAGCCAATTTCCTTCGAACAATCCCTTCAAGCTGTTTTTTCGAGGCAAGGAGCTGATCCCTCTGATCCGAAGCAGCTGAATCCTTGTACTTTGCATCAAGTTGAAGGAAAGTCGACACGTAATTGGCAGCAGATTCATAGTCCTCGGAACCGAGTGCTTTGTTAACGCCTTCAAGGCAATTAGAACGATGCACAATAGCGTCTATACGAAGTATCGTGTCGTTAACACGTGATTGAGCGAGATCGAGCTGGCGGACTTTGGCGCTTACCTGTGGGAATAATAATTCAAAGTTGTAGGAAACCAAATTTGTTCAGGATttgatatttatttaattcatgtctaaataggATCTCTAGTCAAGATaatataaaaatagattttctacTTCCTAGCTAGGGTGTTGCTAGCTATTTTCATATACAGTAGAGAATTGTAGAGCACATTCAAGATTTATgagtttataaataaaaatatgggaaattttaaaaatatacatcttttgaaacttattacgccacgtagcccaatatacaatattatacgaTATTATACAGCATCATACCTTGggggaaagcattatacataatgtatcatatcaaccttgtataatagtgtataaaaggtgtttatacacaaatatgagctaaatCAGGGTAGCAAACTCAAAGTATGGGCTACCTagcgtaaatattttcaaaaatatacatagAGCATAATTTTCCCCTTTGGTGTTGTTAATGACAATTCACAACTGCTGTTTATTTCTTGATTAACAGATTGCCTAATGGATCAAATTACAAACCTAAAAAGGACATGTCTAATGGACCAACCTCTGCATACTGATCTAAATTGGCACCACATTTAGACACTTTGCACAAATCACTAAACTTCATATTGCACATTCTCTGCGTTCAACTGGAACTCTATATAATTTTCATGTTTGAATatattacagtgtatatatatagataggcGGATCCAGAAATTGAAGTTTATGAGACAATAACTGTGTTCAcagtcaaatatatatatatatatatacacacacgacATTATACCTAGGGGAAAAGCATTGtaaataatgtatcaaccttatATACAGTGTATGAAAGGTGTTTATATACAAATATGAGCTAAATCGGGGTAGCAAACTCAAAAGTATGGGCTACctggcgtaaatattttcaaaaatacacaaacaacaacaacatagccaGTGTactcccacaaagtggggtctggggagggtaccTTTGCAGGTacagaggctgtttccgatagaccctcggctcagaTACAAAGcaattaatgattttgaaagcgTAATTTTCCATTTACCTGATCGGCGAGGAGTGACGTGGAGCTGACATTGGAGAAGAGATGATCAGCATCAGCGTTAACAATGTCGAGTACTTGAGCAGATTTTTGAAGGCTAGAAAGCTGTTTGTCGAGATCACTGCGATGGGAAAGGATAGTGTCGAGTTCAATATCTAGGGCACGTTGATAAGCAATGCATTCATGGAGAAGTCTAGTCATTGCTCCTACATCTGTCAGTTTACGGACTTGAGATAATGCTTCAGCTGTACCGAATTTTAAGGAAGATGATGAATctaagttgttgttgttgctgcctTCATCGGATTCTCCTTTCTGCGCCATTGATGACGGGATGAATTTTTCCGAGTCTGATCAATTTAAGCCGTCGACGATATTTCTTTTATTGCCCTTTTCCGTTTCACCCAAATCGGGTGTTAGATCTatgtaagatttttttttttttttttttttggctaactGGGGCatttaattgataaaataaaggaaaattacATGGGCTAATTAATTATTGGTGACCAAAAGGTTTTAAAATTGAGTGAAGGTAACTcaagttttttttattgagtAGAGGTGATAAAATTTTGATTAGTGATTAAGAACTTTTGACTCATTTTTTAACTTGCtcccaaattttattttttacactttgGCCCAACTTAATAAAATCCTAATAGCCTAAAATTGGTAGGGAAAAAACCCACCAGCCCCCCCTCCCCGCGCCCCCCACCCCTCACCCCTCTCCCCGCTCACCCTCTCTCCCCCCACCCCTCACCCTCACCCCCTCACCCCGCAccctaacccccccccccccccccccctttttttttttgcccctcACCCTCCACCCCCGCACTCACCCTCCACCTCCTCCTTTGCTACTGCTGCTTTCTTCTTTCATTTAGAAAAAAGTTGctcaagaaaaataacaaactcACCCGATTTACGTAATTTTTGGACCGAATTTCATTCGTGTAGTAGTGGGCATTACTTCATAGGTGATTTTCGCTCATTAGGTAAGTAAAACAATGctgttttatttcaattattcaTCTGGATATAGCTGCtgattttccaacaatttaCATTAGCAGttacagttgttgcaacaagtgctaAAGATGTTGTATAAGAGCTTCTGAATTTATTGCAACAATTGTTGTAGTTTCTGCAACAATTGCAACAATTTATgcagttgttgcaacttctGTACTAATCTGTGGCAACAACTGctaaaatgtgtataaataattGAGCCTACTTGTTGCAATAACTGTAAAAGTTGTTGGACAGCTTCTACTCTTTCCAACAACTCACTGACTTGTCGCAACAAGTAGACTTCTTGTTGTAGCTACATTACTTTTTGGACATTTTACAACTGTTGGATGAAACAGAGACAAGTGAAGTTGTCTCCTACAACTAAGTGAttagttgcaacaactcacctAAGTGATGTTGATCTTGTTCAAATCATAAATGTATGTTCTGTTGTTAATAAATTGCTGAAAATCTTCTAATAAGTAATAAATctaagtaatatatatatatatatatatacttaatcaatttgatggtattttgagtcatgacagatgatcaactaagtcactATGCACTAAATTGAGTGTCAACagagtgatttgatgtgaactacttgattcacccatatttagtgatgaaaaaggaaatcaatgatatttagtgatcaatatatatacttaatcaatttaatGGTATTATGAGTcgggatagatgatcaactaagtcattatgcactaaatcgagtgatcattagagtgatttgatgtgaactacctgtttcacccatatttagtcaTAAACAAAGGAAGTCAATGATAactagtgatcaatatatatacttaatcaatttgatggtgttttgagTCAAAAacagatgatcaactaagtcactgtgcactaaatcgagtgatcattagagtgatttgatgtgaaCTGCTTgtttcacccatatttagttataaacaaaggaaatcaatgataattagtgatcaatatatatacttaatcaatttgatggtgttttgagTCCAAAacagatgatcaactaagtcactatgcactaaatcgagtgatcattagagtgattgcatgtgaactacttgattcaccaatatttagtgataaacaaaggaaatcaatgatatttagtgatcaatatatgtacttaatcaatttgatggtattttgagtcaggacaGATGAGCAACTAAGTCATTATGTACTAAATcaagtgatcattagagtgatttgatatgaactacttgattcacccatatttagtcataaacaaaggaaatcaatgatatttagtgatcaataaagttAATATTTTACAATAACTAAGTACATTGTTGCAACGGATGAGCCGTACGTTTGAAACGGATAGTAACTTGTTCCAACATTTGAGCTATACGTTGCAAcatattagtaacttgttgaaaagCTTCAATATTTGCTTGATTTTTGGTGAGCAATACGATATGACAGACATTACTCAGTTAATTTGTTCCTTGATTTACTCGATTCTTTGTAACAAGTCGTGTCACTTGTTGGACAAACCAACAAGTAACTTAGTTaacgtatgcatgatttgttaaTTGCGGCTTGATCCGTCACTTGTTGGATAAATTACAACAGATAAATAGTTGTTGTAACAAGTCCTCCTATTCGTTGTGATATGTTCAACAACTAACTAGTTGCTGCAACAAGTCCTGTTACTTATTGGAAAAACCCCAACATGTTAcagagttgttgcaacagatttattacttgttggaaaattttcaacaatttaTTAACAATAGAACATgcatttgtgatttgaacaagATCAACATATCACTTaggtgagttgttgcaactgATCACTTAGTTGTAGGAGACAGGTACAGTTGTCTCTGTTTCATCCAATAACTGTAAAATATGTGCAAAAACTAATGTAGCTGCAACAAGAAGTCTACTTGTTGTGACAAGTCAGTGACTTTCAGTATTTACAGACAATTAGTGTCAGTACttcattagaggcttcataAACTAGAGTAACAGTTAGACAGAGTCGCAGGCTTTTCAAGTTAAGCTATGTTGGCTACAGTTATGCGTCAGACTTGTATTAGTGTTTCCGCACTTTGATTATGTATCATTCAGACTTTCAGtatatcagcatgtgttagtttgTTTTCCGCATTCGATGTTTATAACACCGTTATGTTGATTCAACGACTTTAAAGAGGGTTCGGGCTTCGGTCACGTAGTCGGCAACGggggtgccgtgttacgtccagacCTAAGTTCGGGGCCTGACAGAGGAGAGGGGGTGGCGGGTTggagtaagaaacaaaaaaataatcaaaacttcttttcaagaatttttttggggttgagagggagggagggggggtgttacaccttggaaatttcccgttagcgtatactgaatagactaacgaagggcacgacgtatacgatgtttcgataagtaagaaatagcacttGACGATCCTAgttgagatttcaaaggcattcaaagtaagaggagaaagtagCTAAGAAAAGTAAGGTATACGTTACGAATCAGGAAGGATTTACAAGTGATAAGTTAgcgatgatttaatgatgtatgggagaagagttataatgtcccttatattgttaacaaggtgttaaacaagtgtcaagtgTTCCATAgtgattggagatcaaacgaatgacggagatcatttcaggggaAAGGGGTTATatgaccgacttatacggtccgtataacattatacggtctatataagggtccgtataacacctaGTAGAGATAATGATTGtaggtggtgaaccacgaccacttatacgggccgtgtaatgttatacggaccgtataagtatctatggaagtcccgacgggctgagttaagttcaattatataaatgtgatcccacttcactgATTTCattcccacacttcttcatctctctcaaggcttctagagggttccacacacttcttccataagaactcaagagaaattcaagatcaacttcatcaaaccaacatcaagtGTAAGAAGCTCATTAAAttaagttcatccaagccaaggaattcctatggaagtgaactagggttttggtgcaagagaagtatttccactcaaggcttagtCCTACACTAtgtaaggtaagttttatggtattttcatgttttttaaggtattgagaagttgaaacacctagattgtagaaggatatagagaatgggtcatgaatgtgggaatagtgtcattttttagtAAAAGCTTGGATcgagtcatgattattgatatgttgtgattgtgagtatgttatgaatgacatttagaacatggggtAAGCATTATATGTAagaaaacgtaatagtgaactatgaccatgattatggaggaattgaagtgaaattgtgaaatatggataatgtagatgaatgatgattgttgcctataatattatgaatgttgttatggatatttgggaattgatatgtgatacgaggaaagttgtataaacaaaggaaatgctgcccaattttctctagctttagtaagcacgttcatataatcgattagctaatgttgatgcgaattctcttgaaggtagaaacgtgagcgttgaagaagatcaatcaagcgatagaattattaaacgaaagaggtatgtgaggctagtcctttctttctaaggcatgaatcttatggcatgaattttccctccttctccatgaatttcctacattccggaaaaactaagagtctatgttcatgaatagccatatgagataagagatattatgaacatgatgatgatgatgagcttaagtccaaagattctagagttcataatatgatgtttctacaaagctaatgatgttaactacgatccattgatgtgtttattgtatacactcatcTTATAGGCTAATTCCTTCAGGTGAGCGTgtaatgcttatgaatgctccatgtGAAAATCGGTTTACACCtctatgtcaccccgataatgTATAGTTATGTTTTGAGTTTCTATTAcatatgatgagtacatgataatgatattacaccgcgcctatatggccgggtagacaccgctaaggcgggcagcgcaTACACCATGTTCAGATGGCATGGCACACCGGTGTAGTGGGCGGTACAGACGGTACCCCGACGCGGgaggccggacgcgggctaatgattatcacaccgtacctacatggtcgggcaacttatatatatatatatatatatatatatatatacacatgacatgatgatgattatgaagtaagccagcatgtattatttcctttataattgacagtcagttacagattgctcttCACTTGATATCTCCTTAATTATGTCGTTGATATgccattattgtttatgccttacatactcagtacaatgttcgtattgacgtccgttttctttggacgttgtgttcatgcccgctgTGTAGACGAgggggaggtgatccggactcgtaggagctattagttgacttgagagcactccattgtcctggaggtgccattgattattcttttgtgtatatatatgttttgggcacggcggggtcctgtcccgtccatatgtctagtactctagtagaggctcgtagatacgtatgtgtgggtagtatggtctcgtttctcgtacgtatatatatctattattttgatagccggagggcttatgtatatgaggtaaatatgtttcaagtgaaaatgattcttttatgattataagCGTGAGACTAATAAATGACCgcagaatgagtaatagaatgagcggtgctcggtggttagccccgggtacccgtcatggcccttgtcgggtcgtgacaggggGGAGGTtggtggtgcaaaaaaccaaaaactttttttttttaaacaaaattaattttttttggggtgggtggctggagtaagaaacaaaaacaaacaaaaaattcaaaacttcttttcaagattttttttttttttgggggggggggggggggatgcaaaaaaacaaaacaaaaacttttcaaacttttttttgggagggtggGGTGGTGAGGTGGTGGGTCACGGGGGGTGAGTAGtgcaaaaaaaaacaaaaaaacaaaaattcaaaacttttttcaaattttttttgggggtgggggggggggagggaggggagGGGGtggtaaaaaatcaaaaaaaaaaattttcaatttttattttttaaaaccaaaattaattttttttttttggagggtgggggtggtggggtgttGGGTCATCGGGGatgggtggtgcaaaaaaacaaaatttcaaaacttttttttttaattttttttttgggggggggggagggggtgagggtgggaggaggaggggggtggtgtaaaaaaccaaaaacaaaaatttttcaaactttttttttttaaaaccaaaattaatttttttgggagggtGGGGGTGTTGGGTGCATAGGGGTGGGTggtacaaaaaaataaaataaaaattaaaaacttatttttaattcttttttaggAGGGGGCTCTTTGGGTTTTTCGGGATTAAGTTgggattttttttgtattttgaaaaagtttaataagttttaaaattacATTTTGGACCCCAATTAacttaaatataaatttaagtGAGCTTTGACTTGGGTTGGTGAAAGTTATCACCTTTAGTAATTAGAAGACTTGAGTGTCACCTTTAGTTAATTTCCAAATTACATGGAGTAGTCCTGGGAAGGACTAGTGCATAAAGATACTAGGAATCGAATATTTAttgttaaaaataatataaaattttatttaatattttccttaaaaaattagTCTAAATATGTTCCACATCCTTGTCTAGAACATACTAATTActctttttgttttaatttattaactttatacctttctttttttagtctgttcaaaaatattttttcctaaTTTGTAATTTCAACATCCTGCCTGGCAGACTACGAGGTGAAAGAGTATTTTTTACAACATTTTTTATTTGGACCAAGTTCtatatttgttttcttattttgcaTTTGTTTTCTGTAGTTGGACAAATATGAGACCATTTTACttttcttaaataaataaaatgccCAATTgggtgaaataaaaaaaaaaaaaagaatttattttttcacattACACATATCTTTAATGTAAaaccataagattcaaaaatcttctttatttttttaaacaaatcccGTGTCAAGTCAAATTCAGAAAAGCAAAGTAAATCGGAGGAAGTAGTAAATATAGTCATatagagattttttttcttttaaatctttTAGTCCTAATGTATTCTTTCATTTTTACAAACCAGCATTCATTAAGCTCATAtatctttttcaattttaaaatactTTTATTGATAGTTTCTAAAAGTAAAAGAGAAATATCATGTTTAGATTTAATATTGAGCTTTGCATCTATATTGAAATTTTTTAGAAACtccaattttaaaatattttttagatttaAGTTTCGAGCAATTCAACTTAAATTGGTTTTAACGTTAAAGCAAAACACACTTATGATGTTTACTTCCTGATGAGGACGGGGAAGAAGAGTGACTGGAAGTTAAAAGTTATGTTGCTTCTGAGCTGCATCACGAATTTTGCTTATCACATTAATGGGCCGGGTTGCAGGACGTGCAGCCCAAAAGAAGCCCAATTCGTCTGGTGTTGTAGTGTCCAAGTAAAGTtattgaataataataataataataataatagattCAATTGTAAAACAACATTTTATTTAacatagaaataaaaatttgaaCAAAGACTATCCAATTTAAAATGTGCAAAAATCTACTCCATCTTTCGCTTTTATGAACTTCAGTGTCCTAGAATTCAGTTTTTACAATAAAGTCAAATGACTCTTGTTGTAATGAATTTactttcttaaggggtgtgccaCATTCAAAAATTCATTTGAGCACAGAGGGAGTAGTTTTTTATTACTCTTTTGCAATTAGTGCAATTTAtgcattgaatttttttttttttagaaaatgtaAAGTAGTTGAAGAAACATTTAAGAGAAgtgtaatttttgaaaataataattaatatctCTTTGGACTTTGAGTGATTCATTTATTTTGAACAAAAACAACCCTAagaattcatttattttttagcggagggaGTACCATAGAGCAttcactttttgtttctttaaatGTTTAGTCCTAACGTgttctttcatttttataaacCAGCATTCATTAAGCTCATGTACACTTTTCAATTTTAAGATATTGTTTTATTGATAGTTTGTAAAAGTAAAAGAGACGTATCATTGTTTAGATTTGAT from the Lycium ferocissimum isolate CSIRO_LF1 chromosome 11, AGI_CSIRO_Lferr_CH_V1, whole genome shotgun sequence genome contains:
- the LOC132037832 gene encoding conserved oligomeric Golgi complex subunit 4, which encodes MAQKGESDEGSNNNNLDSSSSLKFGTAEALSQVRKLTDVGAMTRLLHECIAYQRALDIELDTILSHRSDLDKQLSSLQKSAQVLDIVNADADHLFSNVSSTSLLADQVSAKVRQLDLAQSRVNDTILRIDAIVHRSNCLEGVNKALGSEDYESAANYVSTFLQLDAKYKDSAASDQRDQLLASKKQLEGIVRRKLAAAVDQRDHNTVLRFIRLYPPLALEEEGLQVYVAYLKKVIAMRSRLEYEQLVEMMSDQQGPGQNQLNFVSCLTNLFKDIVLAIEENDETLRSLCGEDGIVYAICELQEECDSRGSTIIKKYMEYRKLAKVTSEINSYKSDLLSVGVEGPDPREIEVYLEEILSLTQLGEDYTGFMISKIRGLSSVDPELGPRATKAFRSGNFSKVVQDITGYYVILEGYFVVENVRKAIKIDELVFDSLTTSMVDDVFYILQSCCRRSISTSNINSVIAVLSSAVSLLGGEYNEALQQKIREPNLGAKLFTGGVAVQKTGTEIATALNNMDVSGEYALKLRHEIEEQCAEVFPAPADRERVKSCLSELNEMSNGFKKALNIGLEQLVATVTPRIRPVLDTVATISYELSESEYADNEVNDPWVQRLLHAVETNVAWLQPLMTANNYDLLVHLVIDFIVKRLEVIMMQKRFSQLGGLQLDRDVRALVSYFSNMTQRTVRDKFARLTQMATILNLEKVSEILDFWGENSGPMTWRLTPAEVRRVLSLRVDFKSEAIAALKL